In Alteromonas mediterranea DE, a single genomic region encodes these proteins:
- the merE gene encoding broad-spectrum mercury transporter MerE → MTNNEREPTEVSRSRNGYLWGILAVLSCPCHLPILAIVLAGTSAGAFLGEHWVIVGIALTGLFVLSLSRLLRAFSK, encoded by the coding sequence ATGACGAACAATGAGCGCGAACCGACAGAAGTATCCCGGTCGCGCAATGGTTACTTGTGGGGGATATTGGCCGTGCTCAGTTGCCCCTGTCATTTGCCGATTCTCGCCATCGTGCTGGCTGGCACGAGCGCCGGCGCTTTTCTCGGGGAGCACTGGGTAATCGTGGGTATCGCGCTGACCGGCCTGTTCGTGCTGTCGCTGAGCCGACTACTAAGGGCCTTCAGCAAGTAA
- a CDS encoding group III truncated hemoglobin, with protein MQSTPRDLDSPEAIAEMLDAFYRKVLADDRLRPLFLDVAEIDLRTHLPCIRAYWCKLLLGERDGYQSNMVARHLALHEQHPLQLDDFERWLELFRETVNADFTGPSADRAKTLATRIAGNLVRLTRSPIST; from the coding sequence ATGCAGTCAACGCCGCGCGATCTAGACTCGCCCGAGGCTATCGCCGAAATGCTGGACGCCTTCTACCGGAAGGTCCTGGCCGATGATCGCCTGCGTCCGCTGTTCTTGGATGTGGCAGAAATTGACCTCAGAACGCACCTGCCGTGTATCCGCGCCTATTGGTGCAAGCTGCTGCTCGGCGAACGCGACGGCTACCAGAGCAACATGGTCGCCCGCCACTTGGCGTTGCACGAGCAACACCCTTTGCAGCTAGATGACTTTGAGCGCTGGCTGGAGCTGTTTCGGGAGACCGTGAACGCAGATTTTACAGGGCCGAGCGCAGACCGCGCCAAGACATTAGCAACACGGATCGCGGGGAATCTTGTGCGACTTACACGTTCACCTATCAGCACGTAA
- a CDS encoding transposase, with the protein MNQLTLSEAEYQTKKSKIRREIFLERMDTLIPWKQLEKNVAHYYPKGQDGRPPVPLSSMLRVHCMPLFYNLSDPILKCSQRRAI; encoded by the coding sequence ATGAACCAGTTAACCCTCTCCGAAGCCGAGTACCAGACCAAGAAGAGCAAAATTCGCCGCGAAATCTTTCTCGAACGAATGGACACGTTGATTCCCTGGAAACAGCTGGAGAAGAACGTAGCGCATTATTACCCAAAAGGTCAGGACGGACGGCCTCCTGTCCCGTTGTCTTCCATGCTGCGCGTTCATTGTATGCCATTGTTCTATAACCTGAGCGATCCGATCTTGAAATGCAGTCAACGCCGCGCGATCTAG
- a CDS encoding DoxX family protein, which produces MNFDNQLLSKEKYIPLILRVIVGLLWVWMGIVPKLIYPEPRVAMVSKSWVIDLLPMSPAHFIFILAIAEIITGVMLLLGLFTRLASIAQALMIIMIIVGVWNIAAMHGITSPHAHLLMKDIPLFGINMVLIITGGGLYSIDNWRKQSKGV; this is translated from the coding sequence ATGAATTTCGACAATCAACTGTTAAGTAAAGAGAAATACATACCACTTATACTCCGGGTCATTGTTGGCCTATTGTGGGTTTGGATGGGCATCGTTCCCAAGCTAATTTATCCTGAACCGAGAGTTGCGATGGTGAGTAAAAGCTGGGTAATTGATTTGCTACCCATGAGTCCGGCGCATTTCATCTTTATTCTGGCAATAGCCGAAATAATAACTGGAGTAATGCTTCTCTTAGGCCTGTTCACAAGACTTGCTTCAATAGCACAAGCATTAATGATTATTATGATTATTGTCGGTGTTTGGAATATCGCTGCGATGCATGGCATTACTTCTCCTCATGCACATTTGCTTATGAAAGATATTCCATTATTCGGGATAAACATGGTGTTAATAATTACTGGCGGAGGTCTGTACTCCATAGACAATTGGAGAAAACAGAGTAAGGGTGTTTAA